A window of Numenius arquata chromosome 6, bNumArq3.hap1.1, whole genome shotgun sequence contains these coding sequences:
- the BDKRB1 gene encoding B1 bradykinin receptor: protein MTETPLLNVPSSNQSKNESNSITCPDINDWWEIVYYIVPKYIDTVCVIGMLGNIFVLFTYSLHKSPLKVAEIYLMNLAVADLIFLICLPFWAENIRNQFNWPFGNFLCRSTSASIRLNLYTSIYLLVAVSVDRYLTFVHTLNHRRIRSKTMAKGICLLTWLFSILLSVPTFMFRTVIPYPQWNISACILDFPTPLWGTAERLVFSIVGFVLPSTAIIFLSFSTIFSLQKNARERRALGTKSCKEQKGTKATRLIFTVVLMFLLCWTPYHFFAFLDILYQTEVIKGCFWGELLNFGEQFGYTLATTNSCINPVIYVIVGKYFRQKALEVFSQFIPCGFPLSWVLFKEKSSYFNMFPVRSGLT from the coding sequence atgactgaaactCCACTGCTGAATGTTCCCTCCTCAAACCAAAGTAAAAACGAGAGCAACTCAATTACTTGCCCAGACATAAATGACTGGTGGGAAATCGTGTACTATATAGTGCCCAAGTATATAGACACAGTCTGCGTTATCGGAATGCTTGGAAATATATTCGTTCTCTTCACTTACTCACTGCACAAGAGCCCCCTGAAGGTAGCTGAAATCTACCTTATGAACCTAGCCGTTGCTGATCTTATCTTCCTCATATGCCTCCCTTTCTGGGCAGAGAACATCAGGAATCAATTTAACTGGCCATTTGGCAATTTCCTTTGTCGCAGCACCAGCGCATCCATCAGACTAAACCTGTACACCAGCATCTACTTGCTAGTGGCAGTCAGTGTGGATCGCTACTTGACTTTTGTCCACACCTTGAACCACAGAAGGATACGGAGCAAAACTATGGCCAAAGGGATCTGCTTGCTTACCTGGCTCTTCAGCATCCTTCTCAGTGTCCCAACCTTTATGTTTCGGACTGTGATACCCTATCCCCAGTGGAACATTTCAGCGTGCATTTTAGACTTCCCCACTCCGTTGTGGGGAACAGCTGAAAGGCTGGTATTCAGCATCGTGGGGTTTGTGTTGCCATCTACAGCAATCATCTTCCTTAGTTTCTCTACCATTTTCTCCCTACAAAAAAATGCAAGAGAACGAAGAGCACTCGGAACAAAAAGCTGCAAGGAGCAGAAAGGCACAAAGGCTACCAGGTTGATTTTCACAGTGGTACTGATGTTTCTTTTGTGCTGGACTCCTTACCATTTTTTTGCATTCCTTGATATATTATACCAGACAGAAGTGATCAAAGGCTGCTTCTGGGGGGAACTGCTCAACTTTGGTGAGCAGTTTGGTTATACTCTGGCTACCACCAACAGTTGCATTAACCCTGTGATTTATGTCATTGTTGGGAAATACTTCAGGCAAAAGGCTTTAGAAGTTTTTTCACAGTTTATTCCCTGTGGATTTCCTTTGAGCTGGGTATTGTTCAAAGAAAAGTCTTCATATTTCAACATGTTTCCAGTCAGGAGTGGTTTAACCTAA
- the BDKRB2 gene encoding B2 bradykinin receptor, translated as MVSITTENVTQLYNTTATQDLTGTPVTFHNNSGVHQPDDCINPYIWKWLQDFQPGFLWVIFVLGAIENSFVLIVLCFHKSRCTVAEIYLANMALADLLLVCTLPFWAINITNSFDWPFGLFLCKAVNIISSMNFYSSIYFLTLVSIDRYLALVKTMSLGRMRRTVCAKWNSFVVWMCALLICSPAMVFRNLQYYKEYNVTACMLVYPASYWRPAINCLLNIVGFVIPLCVITYCTLQIIKALRSSELQKLKVVQTERKATVLVLAVLLLFVVCWLPFQITTFIDTIQNLAHTSKCLEDINDLATQIATYCAYSNSCLNPVLYVIVGKHFQKKAVEFYKDLFPKRCRKSQSVQMENSLDTLKTSISSEYSRKKSVFPLPK; from the coding sequence ATGGTTTCCATCACAACTGAAAATGTCACCCAGCTTTACAACACCACGGCCACCCAGGACCTCACAGGCACTCCAGTGACTTTCCACAATAATTCAGGAGTGCATCAGCCAGATGACTGTATTAATCCATATATATGGAAATGGCTACAGGATTTCCAGCCCGGATTCCTCTGGGTTATATTTGTTCTGGGAGCAATAGAAAATTCCTTTGTCCTCATCGTCCTATGTTTCCACAAGAGTCGCTGCACAGTGGCTGAAATTTACCTAGCAAACATGGCACTTGCTGACCTATTGTTAGTCTGTACTTTACCTTTCTGGGCCATTAATATTACTAATAGTTTTGACTGGCCTTTTGGCCTGTTCCTCTGTAAAGCTGTCAACATAATAAGTAGCATGAACTTTTATTCTAGCATTTATTTCCTGACACTAGTGAGCATTGACCGCTATCTGGCCTTGGTGAAAACCATGTCTCTTGGGCGGATGCGACGAACTGTCTGTGCCAAATGGAACAGCTTTGTAGTCTGGATGTGTGCTTTGCTCATATGTTCACCTGCAATGGTGTTCCGAAATTTGCAATATTACAAAGAATACAACGTCACAGCCTGCATGCTTGTTTACCCAGCCAGCTACTGGAGGCCGGCAATCAACTGCTTGCTGAATATTGTGGGCTTTGTGATCCCCCTCTGTGTAATTACCTATTGTACCTTGCAAATCATCAAAGCCTTACGAAGCAGTGAGCTACAAAAACTGAAGGTAGTCCAGACAGAGAGGAAAGCCACTGTGCTGGTCCTGGCTGTGCTCTTGCTGTTTGTCGTTTGCTGGCTTCCATTCCAGATCACCACGTTCATCGACACAATCCAAAACCTTGCACACACTTCCAAATGCCTGGAAGACATCAATGACTTAGCGACCCAGATAGCAACGTACTGTGCCTACAGCAACAGCTGCCTGAACCCAGTCCTGTATGTAATTGTCGGGAAGCACTTCCAGAAGAAGGCTGTGGAATTCTACAAGGACTTGTTCCCAAAGAGGTGCAGAAAATCACAGTCTGTGCAGATGGAAAACTCCCTGGACACCTTAAAAACTTCCATTTCAAGTGAATACTCAAGGAAAAAGTCTGTTTTCCCATTACCAAAATAG